The following are encoded together in the Capsulimonas corticalis genome:
- a CDS encoding sialate O-acetylesterase yields MTKNTILRTLCVGLMIAGMSDGVHAQEAARVDMKPLLHPLFSDNAVLQRDRPVPIWGWTEPQGQVVVQLDGDKQQTARAGSDGRWMVSLAPHAAGGPHLLSVMGSGAGEVATRQNVMFGDVWLCGGQSNMAYDLYGANNPEAEIAAANYPNIRLLQVPNAIKATSIQTFETTGAWQVCSPQTVARFSAVGYFFGRKLHHDLNVPIGLIDDSWSGTPGQSWVSGPALAAMSDFKPAVDALKQSESAAGTPPHLDNPNAPEVLFNGKIAPLLPVQIKGVIWYQGESNADTAAEAEQYRTLLPVLVNDWRAHFGARTPFHIVQLSSFKAPDDAPSDDPWPHLREAQLQTAQRLPHTHLVVVIDLGEEKNVHFRNKQEAGLRLAMSALDHTYGVKVDSSGPALRGAKVVKGAVELTFDHAQGLNLKGDESRVFAVADADRKFHWATPQIDGNKVTLRSVDVPSPVYARFAWSNNPRAALYNAAGLPASPFRTDPDAK; encoded by the coding sequence ATGACAAAAAATACGATTTTACGAACCTTATGCGTGGGGCTGATGATTGCCGGCATGAGTGACGGCGTCCATGCGCAGGAGGCGGCCCGCGTGGACATGAAGCCGCTCTTGCACCCGCTGTTTTCCGACAACGCGGTGCTGCAGCGTGACCGTCCGGTCCCCATTTGGGGCTGGACGGAGCCGCAAGGGCAGGTTGTCGTCCAATTGGACGGAGATAAACAGCAAACGGCGCGCGCGGGGAGCGACGGCCGCTGGATGGTCTCTCTCGCGCCGCACGCGGCGGGCGGCCCGCACCTGCTCAGTGTGATGGGCTCGGGGGCGGGCGAAGTCGCCACGCGCCAGAATGTGATGTTTGGCGATGTCTGGCTGTGCGGCGGGCAGTCGAACATGGCGTACGATCTGTACGGCGCCAATAACCCCGAGGCCGAAATCGCCGCCGCCAATTATCCTAATATCCGATTGCTGCAAGTCCCCAATGCGATCAAAGCTACTTCTATACAGACCTTTGAAACCACCGGGGCATGGCAGGTCTGCTCGCCGCAAACCGTGGCCCGCTTTTCGGCGGTCGGTTACTTCTTCGGACGCAAACTCCACCACGACCTGAACGTTCCCATCGGCCTGATCGACGACTCCTGGAGCGGGACGCCCGGGCAATCCTGGGTGAGCGGGCCGGCGCTGGCCGCGATGTCCGATTTCAAGCCGGCGGTGGACGCGCTGAAACAAAGTGAAAGCGCAGCGGGAACGCCGCCGCATCTCGACAATCCCAACGCGCCCGAAGTGCTCTTCAACGGCAAGATCGCTCCGCTGCTGCCCGTCCAAATCAAAGGCGTCATCTGGTATCAGGGCGAATCCAACGCCGATACGGCGGCTGAAGCCGAGCAATATCGGACGCTGCTGCCGGTTCTCGTGAACGATTGGCGCGCGCACTTCGGCGCGCGGACGCCGTTCCATATCGTGCAGTTGTCCAGTTTCAAGGCTCCGGACGATGCCCCCAGCGACGATCCGTGGCCCCATTTGCGGGAAGCGCAGCTCCAGACTGCGCAGCGTCTCCCCCATACGCATCTGGTCGTGGTGATCGATCTCGGTGAAGAGAAAAACGTTCATTTTCGCAACAAGCAAGAGGCCGGCTTGCGGCTGGCGATGAGCGCTCTGGATCATACGTACGGCGTCAAAGTCGACAGCAGCGGTCCAGCGCTGCGTGGCGCGAAGGTGGTGAAGGGGGCTGTTGAGCTGACGTTCGATCACGCGCAGGGGCTGAATTTGAAAGGGGACGAAAGCCGCGTCTTCGCCGTCGCGGACGCCGATCGCAAGTTTCACTGGGCGACGCCGCAAATCGACGGAAACAAGGTAACGCTCCGCAGTGTGGACGTTCCGTCGCCGGTTTATGCGCGATTCGCATGGTCGAACAATCCGCGCGCCGCGCTTTACAACGCCGCCGGCTTGCCCGCCTCGCCATTTCGCACCGATCCCGACGCCAAATAA
- a CDS encoding GDSL-type esterase/lipase family protein: MNKFHAKSRNLLTFALAVNALVVGGVMLGPGGGNTALADAAPNFTPIPANEGSAPEINAFLTADQKQMPPSGAVLFLGSSSIRLWTTLAQDFPEIPVINRGFGGSLIQDSTHYADRIAIPYKPKMIVFFAGTNDLAYGGKNPQQVLQDYKDFVAKIHAALPDTRIVYLSINPTVARWKQEADILETNHLIEEFTLATGSKTEKLNFINSHSQILTPDGQPQPSLLRSDGLHFNTEGYKVWTSIIKPRILALADMEGVQRLPASKPQ; the protein is encoded by the coding sequence ATGAACAAATTTCACGCGAAGTCCCGTAATCTCTTGACCTTCGCGCTGGCGGTGAACGCCCTGGTTGTCGGCGGCGTGATGCTCGGTCCCGGGGGCGGCAATACGGCTCTGGCGGACGCGGCGCCGAATTTTACTCCCATCCCCGCCAATGAGGGCTCGGCTCCGGAGATCAACGCGTTTCTGACGGCCGATCAAAAACAAATGCCGCCCAGCGGCGCGGTGCTGTTTTTGGGCAGTTCGAGTATTCGGCTGTGGACGACGCTGGCGCAGGATTTTCCGGAGATCCCGGTCATCAATCGCGGGTTCGGCGGTTCGCTGATTCAGGACAGCACGCACTACGCCGATCGGATCGCGATCCCGTATAAGCCGAAGATGATCGTCTTTTTCGCGGGAACCAACGACCTGGCCTATGGCGGCAAGAATCCCCAGCAGGTCCTTCAGGACTACAAGGACTTTGTCGCCAAGATCCACGCGGCGCTGCCGGATACCCGGATCGTCTATCTCTCCATCAATCCCACCGTGGCGCGCTGGAAGCAAGAAGCCGATATCCTGGAAACGAACCACCTCATTGAAGAGTTCACCCTGGCGACCGGCTCCAAGACCGAGAAGCTGAACTTTATCAATTCTCACTCGCAGATCCTGACCCCCGACGGCCAGCCGCAGCCCAGCTTGCTGCGATCGGACGGTCTGCACTTCAACACCGAAGGCTATAAAGTGTGGACATCCATCATCAAGCCGCGAATTTTAGCCCTGGCCGATATGGAGGGCGTACAGCGCCTTCCCGCTTCCAAACCGCAGTAA
- a CDS encoding SGNH/GDSL hydrolase family protein, with protein sequence MFKFNLLALSVAASAVSLISAQGVTNAQAAPAQVVCNGDSLTFGSHASKGEGTATGTTYPGVLAARLGESWRVTNVGLPGWPTEGISNDAKAHVDPLFDPSLKENVLIIMGGTNNMGIYHEDGAAAFAHVEAYCRARKAAHPWKILVVTLPMAAYPSYAKDFEAKAIQYDLLVRRNWRQFADGIVDLQADPRLGARGSEYNTLYFGADHTHLTDAGYQLVGEAAAKAVTKIAGRPAREAQHP encoded by the coding sequence ATGTTCAAATTCAATCTTCTGGCCCTTTCGGTCGCCGCCTCCGCCGTCTCGCTGATCTCAGCGCAGGGCGTCACGAACGCGCAAGCCGCGCCGGCGCAGGTCGTCTGCAACGGCGACAGCCTGACGTTCGGCTCGCATGCGTCGAAGGGAGAGGGGACAGCGACGGGAACGACCTATCCGGGCGTGCTCGCCGCGCGGCTTGGCGAAAGCTGGAGGGTGACCAACGTGGGGCTTCCCGGCTGGCCGACTGAGGGGATCAGCAACGACGCGAAGGCCCACGTCGATCCGCTCTTCGATCCCAGCTTGAAGGAAAATGTGCTGATCATCATGGGCGGCACCAACAACATGGGGATCTATCACGAGGACGGAGCGGCGGCGTTCGCCCATGTGGAGGCGTACTGCCGGGCGCGCAAGGCCGCGCATCCCTGGAAGATCCTGGTCGTCACGCTCCCGATGGCCGCGTATCCGTCCTATGCGAAGGACTTTGAAGCCAAGGCGATCCAGTACGATCTCCTGGTGCGCCGCAACTGGCGGCAGTTCGCCGACGGGATTGTCGACCTTCAAGCCGATCCACGCCTTGGCGCGCGGGGCTCCGAATACAACACCCTCTACTTTGGCGCGGACCACACGCATCTGACCGACGCCGGCTACCAGCTCGTGGGCGAGGCTGCGGCAAAAGCCGTCACAAAGATCGCCGGCCGCCCGGCAAGAGAAGCGCAGCATCCTTGA
- a CDS encoding type II secretion system protein GspD: MRFFRLAIFLLLATLLLPMAGKSQGGQSYTTITSLTFSPLSNGVQIKVKADGILQMRIVGNDNGGTVYGARMEFSFPDARNGIGKNFFTSKLYPISYAQLSTAPGAKNGIGLSLVVSNLINTQASVTKMDDGEGVLITVQSDRTVERSGRVKGGAAEDGGAQSGATDTSTRVRFKNGKLTLRAVGADIHQFMSAIAQTTGFSIAVDDAVDRKVSINLQDIDPTAALQTIATAYGLAISRIGGIYMMSEGVPTDLATYHLSGTQSYRMQNTQAGIASGLLPNFLYSYAHVNSEQNAVVVTAPSQMLAKIGADLNKVDIPSPEISIEAIAVEFTDTKNLNVGLNLTNQQSAIFDSIDVPNGVITYNTFGKLPVDFEASLSALELKGKARVRARPRMAAVNGRTANIFIGAQRFILTQFNQSGQTQTRIQPVDVGVKLSVTPLTGGNGEITIHVAPEVSNITELDLQTGLPVLSTRRADTTVRVKDGETIAIGGLSLDQEQTTRTKIPLLGDLPLIGNLFRSKNDSQVKTELVVFVTPHILTAADLSTAPPAPKGK; the protein is encoded by the coding sequence ATGCGATTTTTTCGATTAGCCATATTTCTCCTGCTCGCGACCTTGCTTCTGCCCATGGCGGGCAAATCGCAAGGCGGGCAGTCTTATACAACCATCACCAGCCTCACCTTTTCTCCGCTCTCCAACGGCGTGCAGATCAAGGTGAAGGCGGATGGGATCCTGCAAATGCGCATTGTGGGCAACGACAATGGGGGAACCGTGTACGGCGCGCGCATGGAGTTTTCGTTTCCCGACGCCCGTAACGGCATCGGCAAAAACTTCTTCACGAGCAAGCTCTACCCGATCTCCTACGCCCAGCTTTCGACGGCGCCGGGCGCTAAAAACGGCATTGGGCTTAGCCTCGTCGTCAGCAATCTGATCAACACTCAGGCGTCGGTGACGAAGATGGATGACGGCGAAGGCGTTCTGATTACCGTCCAGTCCGACCGGACGGTCGAGCGCTCCGGGCGCGTCAAAGGCGGAGCGGCGGAGGATGGCGGCGCGCAGAGCGGCGCGACGGATACGTCCACACGCGTCCGATTCAAAAACGGCAAGCTGACGCTGCGCGCCGTCGGCGCGGACATCCATCAGTTCATGAGCGCAATCGCGCAGACGACGGGATTCTCGATCGCCGTGGATGACGCCGTGGACCGCAAGGTCAGCATCAATCTCCAGGATATCGATCCCACCGCCGCGCTCCAGACCATCGCGACCGCCTACGGTCTGGCCATCTCGCGCATCGGCGGAATCTACATGATGAGCGAGGGCGTTCCGACGGACCTCGCCACATACCATCTGTCCGGCACGCAGTCCTATCGGATGCAGAACACGCAGGCGGGCATCGCGTCCGGCCTGCTGCCGAACTTCCTGTACTCCTACGCGCACGTCAACTCCGAGCAGAACGCCGTCGTGGTGACGGCGCCGTCGCAGATGCTGGCGAAGATCGGGGCCGACCTGAACAAGGTGGATATCCCCTCCCCCGAAATCTCCATCGAGGCAATCGCCGTCGAGTTCACGGACACCAAGAACCTCAATGTCGGTCTCAATCTGACAAATCAGCAGAGCGCGATCTTCGACAGCATTGACGTTCCGAACGGCGTCATCACCTACAACACCTTCGGAAAGCTGCCGGTCGATTTCGAGGCCAGCCTGAGCGCCTTAGAGCTCAAAGGCAAGGCGCGGGTCCGCGCCCGTCCCCGCATGGCCGCCGTCAACGGCCGCACGGCGAACATCTTCATCGGCGCCCAGCGCTTCATCCTGACCCAGTTCAACCAGTCCGGGCAGACCCAGACCCGCATTCAGCCTGTCGACGTCGGCGTCAAGCTCTCCGTCACCCCGCTCACCGGAGGCAATGGCGAGATCACCATCCACGTCGCTCCCGAGGTCTCCAACATCACCGAACTGGATTTACAGACCGGCCTCCCCGTCCTGTCCACGCGACGCGCCGACACCACCGTCCGCGTTAAAGACGGCGAAACCATCGCCATCGGCGGCCTGAGCCTGGACCAAGAACAGACCACCCGCACCAAGATCCCGCTCCTGGGCGACCTGCCCCTCATCGGCAACCTGTTCCGATCCAAAAACGACAGCCAGGTCAAAACCGAACTCGTCGTCTTCGTCACCCCGCACATTCTGACAGCAGCAGATCTTTCGACAGCGCCGCCGGCGCCCAAGGGGAAGTAA
- a CDS encoding type II secretion system protein GspD, giving the protein MTPRRPNISTLLAVCALFFMIAGTAARAELAKSFYNVTSIRSEVLPNAVKITIQTDGVVQYGFDAATFTPDGNAGNSQATTSFKLRLLNARARVPSFVELGQYPVDSAQVSLGTEPLGSPYGIWYDDPNQLKVDIVLRFYVPVTLRQYDVGDWEDPTPAVLGPREVEVKRGPDRRSIVVTVITDRNGGAHGTPLARSPAADQKHALSVTPVAGARGRLRVSALHARLADLANAVSQQQPALPLITQTDAANTDISMFLPSCSAEELMGALATSYGVNASPRGAEEGGGWVIGRGEASAVTEILPLRYLAPADARLLFPDFLLPFVRADIEHNALVVTGSPALVAKLRRDLTVVDLPRPQVRVEATAWEFTSTADADYALRATRTLSSQSLAVDGEAGEFDLILKPDQVKAFSAVATALARKGRARLASKPNILAASGAQATLFLGQSRYIQVLQSTWQGQQPTAIKLQIGTTLSVRPTVESDDRVLLRLTPKFSTVDAIEPGTGLPTIGTREFDTRVQLRPGDTLIVSGLDVNLDSDTQKRLSPLARIPILGALFGARHSTRERTQFILLVTARRE; this is encoded by the coding sequence TTGACGCCGCGACGACCCAACATATCGACGCTTCTCGCCGTTTGCGCCCTGTTCTTCATGATAGCCGGAACGGCGGCGCGGGCGGAGCTGGCGAAGTCGTTTTATAACGTCACCAGCATCCGGTCCGAGGTGCTGCCGAACGCGGTCAAGATCACGATCCAAACCGACGGCGTGGTGCAGTACGGGTTCGACGCCGCCACGTTCACGCCGGACGGCAACGCGGGCAACTCGCAGGCGACCACTTCATTCAAGCTGCGGCTGCTCAACGCCCGGGCGCGCGTCCCGTCGTTCGTGGAGCTGGGACAGTACCCCGTCGACTCGGCGCAGGTCTCGCTGGGAACCGAGCCGCTGGGTTCGCCGTACGGCATCTGGTATGACGATCCGAACCAGCTCAAAGTGGACATCGTCCTGCGCTTCTATGTCCCGGTGACTCTGCGCCAATACGATGTGGGCGACTGGGAAGACCCGACGCCGGCGGTGCTGGGACCGCGCGAAGTCGAGGTCAAACGAGGCCCGGACCGGCGCTCGATCGTCGTGACCGTCATCACGGACCGCAACGGCGGCGCGCATGGGACGCCGCTGGCGCGCTCGCCGGCCGCCGATCAGAAGCACGCCCTAAGCGTCACCCCCGTGGCGGGGGCGCGGGGACGCCTGCGAGTCAGCGCCCTGCACGCGCGCCTGGCGGACCTCGCGAACGCGGTTTCACAGCAGCAGCCCGCGCTGCCCTTGATCACGCAGACGGACGCCGCGAATACGGACATCTCGATGTTCCTTCCCAGCTGCTCGGCCGAGGAGCTGATGGGAGCGCTGGCGACCAGTTACGGGGTAAACGCATCGCCGCGCGGCGCGGAGGAAGGCGGCGGCTGGGTGATCGGGCGCGGAGAAGCGTCGGCCGTCACCGAGATCCTGCCGCTGCGCTATCTGGCGCCCGCCGACGCGCGTCTGCTGTTCCCGGACTTCCTGCTGCCGTTCGTGCGCGCCGATATCGAACACAACGCCCTGGTCGTCACCGGCTCCCCCGCCCTCGTCGCAAAGCTGCGCCGGGACCTCACGGTGGTGGATCTGCCCCGGCCCCAGGTGCGCGTGGAAGCGACCGCCTGGGAGTTCACCTCGACGGCGGACGCCGATTACGCCTTGCGGGCGACACGCACGCTTTCATCGCAGTCCCTCGCCGTGGACGGAGAAGCCGGCGAGTTTGATTTGATCCTGAAGCCCGATCAAGTCAAGGCGTTCAGCGCCGTCGCGACCGCGCTCGCGCGCAAAGGCCGCGCCCGGCTGGCGTCCAAGCCCAACATCCTGGCCGCCTCCGGCGCGCAGGCGACCTTGTTTTTGGGCCAGAGCCGATACATCCAGGTTTTGCAGTCCACCTGGCAGGGGCAGCAGCCCACCGCGATCAAGCTTCAGATCGGGACAACCCTGAGCGTCCGCCCAACGGTGGAATCCGACGACCGGGTCCTGCTGCGATTGACGCCGAAATTTTCGACCGTCGACGCGATCGAGCCAGGCACCGGACTGCCGACCATCGGCACGCGCGAATTTGACACACGCGTACAGCTGCGCCCCGGCGACACGTTGATCGTGTCCGGCCTCGACGTCAATCTGGACTCAGACACCCAAAAACGTCTGTCTCCGCTGGCGCGCATCCCAATTTTAGGCGCGCTCTTCGGCGCGCGCCACTCAACCCGGGAACGGACACAATTTATCCTGCTGGTGACAGCGCGGCGGGAGTGA
- a CDS encoding type II secretion system protein GspD, with product MRFRISPFFRSLAAAGVAFSLLHPVAPVRAQSPDDGSSPTAGDPLPKRGSYSVTGTADRVTVSAVGVDAQELFTALAAKTNLPLVIDDTVSRRLTINIIDRPAREVVEDIVSAYGLSSATVDGVIMISEGIPRSPSSYLLSDIASVQTKYVDANNARNLLPVFLQDYVKVNSEQNSVILSAPTEVLQKFRGDIAQFDIPASQIVVDLLLVEVTKTSADQLGLTTNWQNASRGIAIDPGAGSVLFKSVTNLPTSFSATLTALQEKGLAKVRANPHIATLSGRRASVFVGTQRYLATPIDSGGGERNNIDAGVRLNITPYTGGQGQILVDVDAEVSTLSALDPITHLPEKGTRTANTAVRVNDGQTIVIGGLTQQETRDVHTKVPFLGDIPLIGPLFFQTKNVTTSQTELMLLITPRLLSDTGHLPDAEEKAVKQRFLDNGVSQQPIDLQKEMGDAVPAIPAATDKAAH from the coding sequence TTGCGTTTTCGAATTTCGCCATTCTTCCGTTCTCTCGCCGCCGCCGGCGTCGCTTTCTCGCTGCTGCACCCGGTCGCGCCGGTCCGGGCGCAATCCCCGGACGATGGCTCGTCCCCCACAGCCGGGGATCCGCTGCCGAAACGCGGATCGTACTCCGTCACGGGAACGGCGGACCGGGTGACCGTGTCCGCCGTCGGCGTCGACGCCCAGGAGCTCTTCACGGCGCTCGCGGCGAAGACCAACCTGCCGCTGGTGATCGACGACACTGTCTCCCGGCGGCTGACGATCAATATCATCGATCGGCCCGCGCGCGAGGTGGTGGAGGATATCGTCAGCGCCTACGGCCTCTCGTCGGCCACGGTGGACGGGGTCATCATGATCTCCGAAGGGATCCCCAGGTCGCCGTCTTCTTATTTGCTCTCGGACATCGCCTCCGTGCAGACAAAGTATGTAGACGCCAACAACGCCCGCAACCTGCTGCCGGTCTTTTTGCAGGACTATGTTAAGGTCAACTCCGAGCAGAACAGCGTCATTCTCTCGGCGCCCACCGAGGTGCTGCAAAAGTTTCGAGGCGATATCGCGCAGTTCGATATCCCCGCCTCGCAGATCGTCGTGGACTTGCTGCTCGTCGAAGTCACCAAGACCAGCGCCGACCAGCTGGGATTGACGACAAATTGGCAGAACGCGAGCCGGGGGATCGCCATCGATCCGGGCGCGGGAAGCGTTTTGTTCAAAAGCGTGACCAACCTGCCGACCTCATTCAGCGCCACGCTCACGGCGCTGCAGGAAAAGGGGCTGGCGAAGGTCCGGGCGAATCCCCACATCGCCACGCTGTCCGGACGCCGAGCCAGCGTCTTCGTCGGCACGCAGCGCTACCTCGCCACTCCAATCGACAGCGGCGGCGGCGAGCGCAACAATATCGACGCCGGCGTGCGCCTGAACATCACGCCTTACACTGGCGGACAGGGCCAGATTTTGGTGGACGTGGACGCCGAGGTGTCCACGCTCTCGGCGCTGGATCCGATTACCCACCTACCGGAAAAAGGAACGCGGACCGCGAATACCGCGGTGCGCGTCAACGACGGCCAAACGATCGTCATCGGCGGCCTCACCCAGCAGGAGACGCGCGATGTCCACACCAAAGTCCCGTTTCTGGGCGACATCCCGCTGATCGGTCCGCTCTTCTTCCAAACCAAAAATGTGACGACATCGCAAACCGAGCTGATGCTGCTGATCACGCCGCGCCTGCTCTCGGACACGGGGCATCTTCCGGATGCGGAGGAAAAGGCGGTCAAGCAGCGTTTTCTCGACAATGGGGTTTCTCAGCAGCCGATCGATCTGCAAAAAGAGATGGGGGACGCCGTTCCGGCGATTCCCGCCGCCACGGATAAGGCCGCTCATTGA
- a CDS encoding sulfotransferase family 2 domain-containing protein — MNGVDNKENKDNDDCLIFLHIPKAAGTTFAQILQQRYPGGSLEWLGSEGAMSADEAFEALSSTRKAEVGAVMGHINFGGHRLLPKPARYVTFMRHPVDRIVSHYYHVLRNPQHYLHDEVRSKKMDLAAYAASDLSLELENDQTRMIAGNGVYESDAEMLETAYRNIDQHFACIGVTERFAESVLLISHLRGWSIPYYQDVNIGANKPRNSAVSDEVIAIIEGRNHCDMELYRYAQTRLTEQLDASMPDWKTQTERFLWRNHQYARVAQAKNLIRRGVGASIRLLKGGMHTQSALQPQSTMNTLL, encoded by the coding sequence ATGAATGGCGTTGATAACAAAGAAAACAAAGATAACGACGACTGTTTGATATTCCTGCACATTCCCAAAGCCGCCGGCACGACGTTTGCTCAGATCCTTCAGCAGCGTTATCCCGGCGGTTCACTGGAGTGGCTCGGCAGTGAAGGCGCGATGTCGGCCGATGAGGCCTTTGAGGCGCTGAGCTCCACGCGCAAGGCGGAGGTCGGCGCCGTGATGGGGCATATCAATTTCGGCGGGCATCGATTGCTTCCCAAACCCGCCCGCTACGTGACATTCATGCGCCATCCCGTCGATCGCATTGTCTCCCACTACTACCACGTCCTACGCAATCCGCAGCACTACCTCCACGACGAAGTCCGTTCGAAGAAAATGGACCTTGCGGCGTACGCCGCAAGCGATCTCTCCCTGGAGCTCGAAAACGATCAGACCCGAATGATCGCCGGCAACGGGGTGTATGAATCGGACGCGGAGATGCTGGAGACGGCTTACCGCAACATCGACCAGCACTTCGCCTGCATCGGCGTCACCGAGCGGTTCGCGGAGTCGGTCCTGCTGATCTCGCACCTGCGCGGATGGAGCATTCCCTACTACCAGGACGTGAATATCGGGGCGAACAAGCCGCGCAACAGCGCTGTCTCCGATGAGGTCATCGCGATCATCGAAGGCCGTAACCACTGTGATATGGAGCTGTATCGCTACGCGCAAACGCGTTTGACCGAACAGCTCGACGCATCCATGCCCGATTGGAAGACCCAGACCGAGCGCTTCTTGTGGCGAAACCATCAGTACGCCCGGGTCGCCCAGGCAAAGAACCTGATCCGCCGAGGCGTCGGCGCCAGCATCCGCCTGTTGAAAGGCGGGATGCACACACAGTCCGCATTGCAGCCGCAATCGACAATGAACACGCTGCTGTGA
- a CDS encoding sulfotransferase family 2 domain-containing protein, with the protein MNIKGDNAKDDCVIFLHIPKSAGTTFGQILQHCYGKAGMEWIVSQGSVPLETTIQNLSVDRKRKISALVGHFDYGVHRLLPKPAHYVTFVRHPVDRILSHYYYVLRTPHHYLHQQIISGRIDLAAYVSGNITEELENGQTRMIAGRGINCSDAEMLRKALDNIDRHFSCVGTAERFVDSLLLMAHQNGWAHPYFRDANVGSNKPLRTEISNEVIRVIESRNAVDMELYHFAQQRLEQQLQATLPDWESRKRRFLIGNRQYAHAANLRSNLSKCFSVCRPKPTEDVRIKSKQPHRSSSPDILL; encoded by the coding sequence ATGAATATAAAAGGCGACAACGCTAAAGACGACTGTGTGATATTTCTCCACATCCCGAAAAGCGCGGGAACGACCTTCGGGCAAATTCTTCAGCATTGCTATGGAAAAGCCGGGATGGAATGGATCGTTTCTCAGGGCAGCGTCCCTCTTGAAACGACGATCCAGAATCTGAGTGTCGATCGCAAACGGAAAATTTCCGCACTGGTTGGTCATTTCGACTACGGCGTACATCGTCTTCTTCCTAAGCCGGCGCACTACGTGACTTTTGTGCGCCACCCTGTCGACCGCATTCTCTCGCACTACTACTATGTTCTTCGTACGCCACACCACTACCTCCATCAGCAGATCATTTCCGGGCGCATTGACCTGGCGGCCTACGTTTCTGGAAATATTACTGAAGAGCTGGAAAATGGTCAAACACGAATGATCGCGGGGCGTGGTATCAATTGTTCTGACGCCGAAATGCTGCGGAAGGCCCTGGACAATATCGACCGGCATTTCAGCTGTGTCGGCACCGCCGAGCGGTTTGTCGATTCTCTATTGCTGATGGCGCATCAGAATGGTTGGGCTCACCCTTATTTCCGAGACGCCAATGTGGGAAGCAATAAGCCTCTGCGCACTGAGATTTCCAATGAAGTCATTCGAGTGATCGAATCGCGGAACGCCGTCGATATGGAGCTTTATCACTTCGCGCAGCAACGGTTGGAACAGCAGCTTCAAGCGACGCTTCCGGACTGGGAATCTCGAAAGCGACGTTTTCTGATTGGAAACCGACAGTACGCGCACGCTGCGAATCTGCGCAGTAATCTCAGTAAATGTTTCAGCGTTTGCCGGCCTAAGCCCACTGAGGACGTGCGAATCAAGAGCAAGCAGCCCCATCGTTCCTCCAGCCCTGACATCCTGCTGTAA
- a CDS encoding helix-turn-helix transcriptional regulator yields the protein MSMLEINQILCEKHIVGAETQEWLVSYQECPPLRMYGIALVGTTQAGPYFHFERPDPTMTQLLVGIEGEGEIWMDGDWRPFEAGNAFFTPARAPHGYRAIPGRPWRVCWVIYTTEFKHAPTLGIEKPLVAPVDVGPISSAIQNLHRETMGQAEPALLRDWASLTHAYAQRAIAPSGRLQPLWSVVGLDLAYPWSVEELADRAGMSLEHLRRLCHKEIDRSPMRYVAELRMRQAAALLAAESYTIEEIAARVGYENPFAFSTAFKRCVGHSPSQYRGKITGKEVGEFV from the coding sequence ATGTCCATGCTTGAAATCAACCAAATCCTTTGCGAAAAGCACATCGTCGGCGCGGAAACACAGGAATGGCTGGTCAGCTATCAGGAATGCCCCCCGCTGCGAATGTACGGGATCGCCCTCGTCGGCACCACGCAGGCCGGGCCTTACTTTCATTTTGAGCGCCCCGATCCAACGATGACTCAGCTGCTCGTCGGCATTGAGGGCGAGGGGGAAATCTGGATGGACGGCGATTGGCGGCCGTTTGAGGCCGGCAACGCCTTTTTCACGCCGGCGCGCGCTCCGCATGGGTACCGCGCGATCCCCGGCCGTCCCTGGCGTGTTTGCTGGGTGATCTATACGACCGAGTTCAAGCACGCGCCCACGCTGGGGATCGAAAAACCATTGGTGGCTCCCGTGGATGTGGGGCCGATCTCCTCCGCGATACAAAACCTCCACCGCGAGACCATGGGCCAGGCGGAGCCGGCGCTGCTGCGCGACTGGGCGTCCCTGACCCACGCCTACGCACAGCGGGCCATCGCGCCGAGCGGGCGCCTTCAGCCTCTCTGGAGCGTGGTTGGGCTCGACCTCGCCTACCCTTGGTCCGTGGAGGAGCTCGCCGATCGCGCCGGCATGAGCCTGGAGCACCTGCGCCGCCTCTGCCACAAGGAGATCGACCGCAGCCCGATGCGCTATGTCGCCGAGCTGCGCATGCGCCAGGCCGCCGCCCTGCTCGCCGCCGAATCGTACACCATTGAAGAGATCGCCGCCCGCGTCGGCTACGAAAACCCCTTCGCATTCAGCACGGCGTTCAAGCGCTGTGTGGGACATAGCCCCTCGCAATATCGGGGGAAAATTACCGGAAAAGAAGTCGGCGAGTTCGTGTAA